One stretch of Rhodospirillaceae bacterium DNA includes these proteins:
- a CDS encoding Crp/Fnr family transcriptional regulator, with product MTAPAPQALPSALTRGLSSQDMLRVNAARPTFCTLEAGESLYYQGDDCRNIYLLLDGWAFRHQILEDGRRQILDFALPGVVFGLPGTGTMSHSLETLTPCTFSVFTRERLFDLMRDVPALGFRLLEIMADAESRAFEHLTSVGRRTAKERVAHLLLELVLRAHSETPAPRDGTMTLPLMLPHIADGLGLTSETVCRALSAMRKERVVNLRGQKLDVIDLKRLAAAAGVDLSQVRMRPGARTQDLKMVS from the coding sequence ATGACTGCCCCGGCACCTCAGGCCCTCCCTTCGGCGCTGACCCGCGGCCTCTCGTCGCAGGACATGCTCCGCGTCAATGCGGCGCGCCCCACCTTCTGCACACTCGAAGCCGGTGAATCGCTCTATTATCAGGGTGATGATTGCCGGAACATTTATCTGCTGCTCGACGGCTGGGCCTTCCGCCACCAGATTCTCGAGGACGGCCGCCGCCAGATTCTGGACTTCGCCCTGCCCGGCGTTGTTTTCGGCCTGCCCGGCACCGGAACCATGTCACACAGTCTTGAAACGCTCACCCCCTGCACCTTCAGCGTCTTCACCCGCGAACGCCTGTTTGACCTGATGCGCGACGTCCCGGCCCTTGGCTTCCGTTTGCTGGAAATCATGGCCGATGCAGAATCGCGGGCTTTCGAGCACCTCACCAGCGTCGGCCGCCGCACCGCCAAGGAGCGCGTCGCCCATCTTCTGCTCGAACTCGTCCTTCGCGCCCATAGCGAGACGCCGGCACCGCGTGACGGCACCATGACACTGCCGCTGATGCTGCCGCATATTGCCGACGGCCTCGGCCTCACCAGCGAGACTGTCTGCCGCGCGCTCTCCGCCATGCGCAAGGAACGCGTCGTCAATCTGCGCGGCCAGAAGCTCGACGTCATCGATCTGAAGCGTCTCGCCGCAGCCGCCGGTGTCGACTTGTCGCAGGTCCGCATGCGGCCAGGCGCCCGGACGCAGGACCTGAAAATGGTGTCCTGA
- a CDS encoding response regulator, with amino-acid sequence MTLVYVVDDDDAVRDSLAILLESAGLTVEAFPGAQPVLDRCSVQVPDCIVTDVRMPGMDGMQLFAALEKAGVDVPVVIMTGHGEVPLAVAAMKAGVADFVEKPFADEAILGSIEGAIRKHQGRLKLRPVSAELLARLESLTAREREVFDLLIAGDANKIIAHTLDISIRTVEIHRARVMEKMKAKSLPELVRMAMELGTLRLS; translated from the coding sequence ATGACGCTGGTCTATGTTGTCGACGATGATGACGCCGTGCGGGATTCGTTGGCCATCCTGCTGGAATCGGCCGGTCTAACGGTCGAGGCCTTTCCGGGCGCCCAGCCGGTGCTGGATCGTTGCTCGGTCCAGGTGCCGGATTGCATCGTGACCGATGTGCGTATGCCCGGCATGGACGGCATGCAGCTATTCGCCGCCCTGGAGAAGGCAGGCGTCGATGTTCCGGTGGTGATCATGACCGGACATGGCGAAGTGCCTCTAGCGGTGGCAGCGATGAAGGCCGGGGTCGCCGATTTTGTCGAGAAGCCGTTCGCCGACGAAGCTATCCTCGGCAGCATTGAAGGGGCCATCAGAAAGCACCAAGGCCGCTTGAAGCTGCGGCCGGTCAGCGCCGAGTTGCTGGCGAGGCTGGAAAGCCTGACCGCTCGCGAGCGTGAAGTCTTTGATCTTCTGATAGCGGGCGATGCCAACAAGATCATCGCCCACACGCTTGACATCAGCATCCGGACCGTGGAGATCCACCGCGCCCGGGTGATGGAGAAGATGAAGGCGAAAAGCCTGCCGGAACTGGTGAGGATGGCGATGGAACTGGGAACGCTGCGCTTGTCCTGA
- a CDS encoding PAS domain S-box protein produces MESTLPGPPNRNARKWRNDLTSTTFLKGPVYTTIFRQGAGMSSEHDATVTNEMLREREARLRSILETAPDAILVIDERGLIESFSPAAERLFGYSSAEAIGKNVSILMPSPYHERHDGYIQHYLETGERRIIGIGRIVVGQRKDGSAFPIELSVGEAMIGGKRHFTGFIRDLSERQLTENRLHELQLELLHVSRLSDVGQMASTLAHELNQPLAAIVNYVQASRRLLQAEAVAVSPRIMEVMDKAVVQAARAGEIIRHLRGFIQRGEAERQIEELNNVVEEATALALVGAKESSINVRWVLGTEPMSVLIDKVQIQQVVFNIIRNSVEAMTEHPLPRDVVVTTGLVGKDMAQISISDSGPGLAPKVMAQLFQPFVTTKERGMGLGLSICKTIIDSHGGRLWATPNAKRGASFYIALPITGEMDGKAA; encoded by the coding sequence ATGGAGTCGACACTGCCCGGGCCGCCTAACCGGAATGCCCGAAAATGGCGCAACGATCTGACATCAACCACCTTCCTTAAGGGGCCTGTCTATACTACAATTTTCCGTCAGGGGGCAGGGATGTCGAGCGAACATGATGCGACGGTGACCAACGAGATGCTGCGTGAGCGCGAAGCGCGCCTGCGCTCAATTCTGGAGACGGCGCCCGACGCCATTCTTGTCATAGACGAACGCGGATTGATCGAATCCTTTAGCCCAGCCGCCGAGCGTCTGTTCGGCTACTCCTCCGCCGAGGCCATCGGCAAGAATGTCAGCATTCTCATGCCATCACCCTATCATGAGCGCCATGACGGCTATATCCAGCACTATCTTGAGACTGGTGAGCGACGCATCATCGGCATTGGGCGGATCGTCGTCGGCCAGCGCAAGGATGGTAGCGCTTTTCCGATCGAGCTATCGGTGGGCGAGGCGATGATCGGGGGCAAGCGGCATTTCACCGGCTTCATCCGCGATCTCTCCGAGCGGCAATTGACCGAGAATCGGCTCCATGAACTGCAACTTGAGCTGCTGCATGTCTCGCGCCTCAGCGATGTGGGGCAGATGGCTTCGACCCTGGCCCATGAGCTCAACCAGCCGCTGGCCGCCATCGTCAACTATGTCCAGGCTTCAAGAAGGCTGCTGCAGGCGGAAGCGGTGGCGGTTTCACCGAGGATCATGGAAGTGATGGACAAGGCGGTTGTCCAGGCTGCGCGCGCAGGCGAGATCATCCGCCATCTGCGCGGCTTCATCCAGCGCGGCGAAGCGGAGCGGCAGATCGAGGAACTGAACAATGTGGTCGAGGAAGCGACCGCACTTGCCTTGGTCGGTGCCAAGGAGAGCAGCATCAATGTGCGCTGGGTGCTCGGCACCGAACCCATGTCGGTACTGATCGACAAGGTGCAGATCCAGCAAGTGGTCTTCAACATCATCCGCAACAGCGTCGAGGCGATGACCGAGCACCCCTTGCCGCGCGATGTGGTGGTGACGACGGGGCTGGTAGGCAAGGATATGGCGCAGATCTCGATCAGCGACAGCGGCCCCGGCCTCGCGCCCAAGGTGATGGCGCAGTTGTTCCAGCCCTTTGTCACCACAAAGGAACGCGGGATGGGGCTGGGGCTGTCGATCTGCAAGACGATTATTGATTCACATGGCGGCAGGCTATGGGCCACACCGAATGCAAAGAGAGGGGCTAGCTTCTACATTGCCCTGCCGATCACCGGTGAGATGGATGGGAAGGCCGCATGA
- a CDS encoding cation-translocating P-type ATPase, which produces MLPAGLLPLDADRVGLSEAEAQARLLREGYNELPHGDRRSVIAILRDVLREPMLALLLGGGLIYLFIGSLSEALILLAFASFSVLVTLVQESRTERVLESLRDLSSPRALVIRDGVRKRIPGREVIRGDLVVLAEGDRIPADVSLIEARDLLTDESLLTGESVPVRKAARGVDAPVPHQRPGGDDLPTAYSGCLVVRGAGLGEVIAAGRHSEIGKIGETLHSLQQTPPRLQAQTRRLVRIFAIIAALVTAAVFLIHGLGRGAWLDGILAGITLGMSLIPEEFPVVLTVFTAMGAWRISHAHVLTRRATAIETLGAATVLCTDKTGTLTENRMSVAEFRVWDGPTLRVERGMADHLPEEIAELAAIGILGSAPVPFDPMEKAFHDLAPRLSDTVHPAADQRSLLREYGLRPDLLAMSNVWQMQDEVGTCLVTTKGAPEAVATLCRFDAADHARLKSVVDEMGRAGMRVLGLARARVAADGLPDTQHGFSFEFLGLVGLSDPLRAGVPAAAAQARAAGIQVVMITGDYPATARAIATEAGIAGHTVLTGKELDRLDDAALDACIADIGVFARILPEQKLRLVSAFKRRGEIVAMTGDGVNDAPSLKAAHIGIAMGGRGTDVAREASSIVLLDDDFSSIVTAIRLGRRIYDNLRKAMGFIVAVHIPIAGLALLPLLFGLPILFGPIHIAFLEMVIDPVCTLVFEAETDEEDIMRRPARDPEAPLISRQVLVWSILQGFATLVVSASTFLYAWWQGVPADELRATVFATLVICLVALILVNRSYSSSLRTAIMRPNMALGFVLVLVAVLLAVTLTLPMVSDLFHFGVLQAPDFLEVGVAGLLLWVMLEAVKKLMGKRLQP; this is translated from the coding sequence ATGTTGCCGGCCGGTCTCCTGCCTCTTGACGCGGATCGAGTGGGGTTGAGCGAAGCCGAAGCCCAGGCGCGCCTGCTGCGCGAGGGCTACAATGAATTGCCCCATGGCGACCGTCGTTCTGTGATAGCTATCCTGCGCGACGTCCTGCGCGAGCCGATGCTGGCCTTGCTGCTCGGTGGCGGGCTTATCTATCTCTTCATCGGCAGCCTCTCTGAGGCGCTGATCCTGCTCGCTTTTGCCTCCTTCTCCGTCCTTGTGACGTTGGTGCAGGAATCGCGCACAGAACGTGTGCTCGAATCCCTGCGCGATCTTTCCAGCCCACGCGCGCTGGTGATCCGCGATGGTGTCCGCAAGCGCATCCCGGGACGCGAGGTAATACGCGGCGATCTGGTCGTGCTGGCCGAAGGTGACCGCATCCCGGCCGATGTCAGCCTGATCGAAGCCAGGGATCTTCTGACCGACGAATCCCTCCTCACCGGCGAATCCGTGCCGGTGCGCAAGGCCGCGCGCGGCGTTGATGCGCCGGTGCCGCACCAGCGGCCGGGCGGCGACGATCTGCCGACGGCCTATTCCGGCTGCCTGGTCGTGCGCGGCGCCGGCCTCGGCGAGGTGATTGCCGCCGGCCGTCACAGCGAAATCGGCAAGATCGGCGAAACATTGCACAGCCTGCAGCAGACGCCACCGCGCTTGCAGGCGCAGACACGCCGCCTGGTTCGGATCTTCGCCATTATCGCAGCACTCGTCACCGCCGCCGTCTTTCTCATCCATGGCCTCGGCCGGGGCGCCTGGCTTGATGGCATCCTCGCCGGAATCACGCTCGGCATGTCGTTGATCCCCGAGGAATTCCCGGTCGTCCTCACCGTCTTCACGGCGATGGGCGCCTGGCGCATTTCGCATGCCCACGTGCTGACGCGCCGCGCCACCGCTATCGAAACCCTGGGCGCCGCCACGGTCCTTTGCACTGACAAGACCGGGACCTTGACCGAGAACCGAATGTCGGTGGCCGAATTCCGCGTCTGGGATGGCCCGACCCTGCGCGTCGAACGCGGTATGGCTGACCACCTGCCGGAGGAGATCGCCGAGCTGGCGGCGATCGGCATTCTTGGCAGCGCACCCGTTCCGTTCGATCCGATGGAGAAGGCCTTTCACGACCTAGCGCCACGCCTCTCCGACACGGTGCATCCCGCCGCCGACCAGCGCAGCCTGCTGCGCGAATACGGCTTGCGCCCGGATCTCCTTGCCATGTCGAATGTCTGGCAGATGCAGGATGAAGTCGGCACCTGCCTCGTCACCACCAAGGGCGCGCCGGAAGCCGTGGCGACGCTGTGCCGCTTCGATGCCGCCGATCATGCCCGCCTCAAGAGTGTCGTCGACGAGATGGGACGCGCCGGCATGCGCGTCCTCGGCCTCGCGCGCGCCAGGGTCGCGGCCGACGGTCTCCCGGACACGCAGCACGGTTTCAGCTTTGAGTTTCTTGGCCTAGTGGGGCTCTCCGATCCCTTGCGCGCCGGTGTGCCAGCGGCGGCGGCTCAGGCGCGCGCCGCCGGCATCCAGGTCGTAATGATCACCGGCGACTATCCCGCCACCGCCCGCGCCATCGCCACCGAGGCCGGCATTGCCGGCCATACGGTGCTCACTGGCAAGGAACTCGACCGGCTCGACGATGCGGCCCTTGACGCCTGCATCGCCGACATTGGCGTCTTTGCCCGCATCTTGCCGGAACAGAAATTGCGACTTGTGAGCGCGTTCAAGCGCCGTGGCGAGATCGTTGCCATGACCGGCGACGGCGTCAACGACGCGCCCTCGCTTAAAGCTGCGCATATCGGCATCGCCATGGGCGGGCGCGGCACCGATGTCGCGCGCGAGGCGTCCTCGATCGTCCTGCTCGACGACGATTTTTCCTCGATCGTGACGGCGATCCGCCTCGGCCGGCGTATCTATGACAATCTCAGAAAGGCGATGGGCTTCATCGTCGCCGTCCATATCCCGATCGCGGGATTGGCCCTGCTGCCGCTGCTGTTCGGACTGCCGATTCTGTTCGGACCGATCCACATCGCCTTTCTCGAAATGGTCATCGACCCGGTCTGCACACTTGTCTTCGAGGCCGAGACGGATGAGGAGGACATCATGCGCCGCCCGGCCCGCGACCCCGAGGCGCCGCTCATCTCGCGCCAGGTATTGGTCTGGAGCATCCTGCAAGGTTTTGCCACCCTCGTCGTATCGGCCTCAACCTTCCTCTATGCCTGGTGGCAGGGTGTGCCGGCTGACGAGCTGCGTGCGACGGTGTTTGCAACGCTGGTCATCTGCCTCGTGGCGCTGATCCTGGTCAATCGCAGCTACAGCAGCTCACTGCGGACAGCAATCATGCGGCCCAACATGGCGCTGGGATTCGTGCTGGTACTGGTTGCCGTCCTTTTGGCCGTCACGTTGACACTGCCGATGGTCAGCGACCTGTTCCATTTTGGCGTCCTGCAGGCGCCCGATTTCCTGGAGGTGGGGGTTGCCGGCTTGCTGCTCTGGGTGATGCTAGAAGCCGTCAAGAAGCTGATGGGAAAGCGACTTCAGCCTTGA
- a CDS encoding helix-turn-helix transcriptional regulator → MKLEIAAQQLASLGNPLRLELYRALVRAGEDGLACGTLQDKLGIAASTLSHHIRHLMEAGLIRQERQGTTLVCHAVYPAMQSLVGYLVDECCQDAKCHTLKSNPQGRAA, encoded by the coding sequence ATGAAACTCGAAATAGCAGCGCAACAACTGGCCTCCCTCGGCAACCCGCTCCGGCTCGAGCTCTATCGAGCGCTGGTGCGGGCGGGTGAGGATGGCCTTGCCTGCGGCACCCTGCAGGACAAGCTGGGTATCGCCGCCTCGACCCTGTCGCACCATATCAGGCACCTGATGGAGGCGGGCCTCATTCGCCAGGAACGGCAGGGGACGACGCTGGTGTGCCACGCCGTCTATCCGGCGATGCAGAGCCTGGTCGGCTATCTGGTCGACGAATGCTGCCAGGATGCCAAATGCCACACGCTCAAATCCAATCCCCAAGGACGCGCCGCCTAG
- the arsB gene encoding ACR3 family arsenite efflux transporter produces the protein MSLFERYLTLWVALCIIVGIALGHFLPGIFQAIGSAEIARVNLPVAALIWLMIIPMLMKIDFAALGRVREHWRGIGVTLFINWAVKPFSMAALGWLFIGWLFRPYLPADQIDSYIAGLILLAAAPCTAMVFVWSNLCKGEPHFTLSQVALNDVVMVFAFAPLVGLLLGLSAITVPWDTLLLSVSLYILIPVIVAQILRRTLLASGGSAALQGMLGLLQPLSLIALLATLVLLFGFQGEQIIAQPLIIALLAMPILIQVYANAGLAYLLNRWAGEAHCVAAPSALIGASNFFELAVAAAISLFGFHSGAALATVVGVLIEVPVMLSVVEIVNASRGWYETGPAVRRIQSR, from the coding sequence TTGTCCCTGTTCGAACGCTATCTGACCCTGTGGGTCGCCTTGTGCATCATCGTCGGCATCGCTCTGGGCCATTTTCTGCCTGGGATCTTCCAGGCGATCGGCAGCGCCGAGATTGCCCGGGTGAATCTGCCGGTAGCAGCACTCATCTGGCTGATGATCATCCCGATGCTGATGAAGATCGACTTTGCCGCCTTGGGTCGTGTGCGCGAACATTGGCGCGGCATCGGTGTCACGCTGTTCATCAACTGGGCAGTGAAGCCGTTCTCGATGGCGGCACTCGGCTGGCTTTTCATCGGCTGGCTGTTCCGCCCCTATCTCCCGGCCGATCAGATCGACAGCTACATTGCCGGGCTCATCCTGCTGGCAGCGGCTCCCTGCACGGCCATGGTCTTTGTCTGGAGCAATCTTTGCAAGGGCGAGCCCCACTTCACCCTGAGCCAGGTTGCGCTGAACGATGTCGTTATGGTGTTTGCCTTCGCGCCCCTGGTGGGCCTCCTTCTCGGCCTCTCCGCGATCACTGTCCCCTGGGATACTCTCCTGCTCTCGGTCAGCCTCTACATCCTCATCCCCGTCATCGTGGCCCAGATCCTGCGCCGGACCCTGCTGGCATCGGGTGGGTCCGCGGCGCTGCAGGGCATGCTGGGCCTGCTGCAGCCGCTGTCACTCATCGCTCTCCTGGCCACGCTGGTGCTGCTGTTCGGCTTCCAGGGCGAACAGATCATCGCCCAGCCGCTGATCATCGCCCTTCTCGCCATGCCGATCCTGATCCAGGTCTATGCGAATGCCGGCCTCGCTTATCTCCTCAATCGCTGGGCCGGCGAGGCGCATTGTGTGGCGGCCCCCTCGGCCCTGATCGGCGCAAGCAATTTCTTCGAACTGGCCGTGGCCGCCGCCATCAGCCTGTTTGGCTTCCACTCCGGTGCCGCCCTAGCCACCGTTGTGGGCGTGTTGATCGAAGTGCCTGTGATGCTCTCGGTGGTGGAGATCGTGAACGCCAGCCGGGGCTGGTACGAAACTGGCCCCGCCGTGCGCCGGATTCAGAGTCGATAG
- the ahpC gene encoding alkyl hydroperoxide reductase subunit C, which produces MSLINTPIKPFKAEAYKGGKFITVTEADVKDMWSVFFFYPADFTFVCPTELEDLADHYSEFQKLGVEIYSVSTDTHFAHKAWHDTSAAIKKINYTMLGDPTLKLSRNFEVLIEEAGLADRGTFVIDPNGVIQIVEITAGGIGRDAKELLRKIKAAQYVAAHPGEVCPAAWKEGAKTLAPSLDLVGKI; this is translated from the coding sequence ATGTCGTTGATCAACACCCCCATTAAGCCGTTCAAGGCCGAAGCCTATAAGGGCGGCAAATTCATCACTGTGACCGAGGCCGACGTGAAGGATATGTGGTCGGTTTTCTTCTTCTATCCGGCCGATTTCACCTTCGTCTGCCCGACCGAGCTCGAGGACCTCGCCGATCATTACAGCGAGTTCCAGAAGCTGGGCGTCGAGATCTACAGCGTCTCGACCGACACGCATTTCGCCCACAAGGCATGGCACGACACCTCGGCCGCCATCAAGAAGATCAATTACACGATGCTGGGCGACCCCACGCTGAAGCTCAGCCGCAATTTCGAGGTGCTGATCGAGGAAGCAGGTCTTGCTGATCGCGGTACCTTCGTGATCGACCCCAATGGCGTGATCCAGATCGTCGAGATCACCGCCGGCGGCATCGGCCGCGATGCCAAGGAACTCCTGCGCAAGATCAAGGCGGCGCAGTATGTCGCAGCGCATCCGGGTGAAGTCTGCCCGGCTGCCTGGAAAGAGGGTGCCAAGACCCTCGCCCCGTCTCTCGATCTGGTCGGCAAGATCTAA
- the ahpF gene encoding alkyl hydroperoxide reductase subunit F codes for MLDANLKEQLKAYLERITQPVELVASLDDSDGAREMQELLEEIVSLSDQITLIRRDSDDVRKPSFLIQRAGTAVGVRFAGLPMGHEFTSLVLALLQVGGHPAKAAHDVIEQIQALDGDYLFETYFSQSCQNCPDVVQALNLMSVLNPRIRHVSVDGALFQAEVDARQVMAVPTVFLNGESFGQGRMSLEQIVARLDSGAEKRAAEKLKTKDAFDVLVVGGGPAGAAAAIYAARKGIRTGVAAERFGGQVLDTMAIENFISVSHTEGPKLAVALEEHVKSYDVDIMNLQRAEKLVPARVPGGLAEVHLANGAVLKARSVILATGARWRQMNVPGEDQYRNKGVAYCPHCDGPLFKGKRVAVIGGGNSGVEAAIDLAGIVAHVTLVEFDGQLRADAVLQRKLKSLANVSIITSALTTEVHGDGAKVTALTYKDRNSDSLHRVELEGIFVQIGLVPNTEWLKEAIALTPRGEIEIDHRGATSQPGIFAAGDATTVPYKQIVIAMGEGSKAALSAFDYLIRLAPAEETAVAA; via the coding sequence ATGCTGGACGCCAATCTGAAAGAACAGTTGAAAGCCTATCTCGAGCGGATCACGCAGCCGGTGGAGCTGGTGGCCTCGCTTGACGACAGCGACGGCGCCCGCGAAATGCAGGAACTGCTGGAGGAGATAGTTTCCCTCTCCGACCAAATCACGCTGATACGGCGCGACAGCGACGATGTGCGCAAGCCTTCCTTCCTCATCCAGCGCGCTGGCACCGCGGTCGGCGTGCGCTTTGCCGGCCTCCCCATGGGCCATGAATTCACCTCGCTTGTCCTTGCCCTGCTGCAGGTCGGCGGTCATCCCGCCAAGGCCGCGCATGATGTGATCGAGCAGATCCAGGCGCTCGACGGCGACTATCTGTTCGAAACCTACTTCTCGCAGTCGTGCCAGAACTGCCCGGACGTGGTGCAGGCGCTCAACCTGATGAGTGTCCTAAACCCGCGCATCCGCCACGTCTCGGTCGACGGTGCCCTGTTCCAGGCCGAAGTCGATGCCCGCCAGGTGATGGCGGTGCCGACCGTGTTCCTCAACGGCGAAAGCTTCGGCCAGGGCCGCATGAGCCTGGAGCAGATCGTGGCCAGGCTCGACAGCGGCGCCGAGAAACGTGCTGCCGAAAAGCTGAAGACCAAGGACGCCTTCGACGTGCTGGTGGTGGGTGGTGGCCCGGCCGGTGCCGCAGCTGCGATCTATGCCGCGCGCAAGGGCATCCGCACCGGTGTCGCCGCCGAACGTTTCGGCGGCCAGGTGCTGGACACGATGGCAATCGAGAATTTCATCTCGGTCTCCCACACCGAAGGACCCAAGCTCGCCGTGGCGCTTGAGGAACATGTCAAATCCTATGACGTCGACATCATGAACCTGCAGCGCGCCGAGAAGCTGGTGCCGGCCAGGGTGCCGGGCGGCCTTGCCGAAGTGCATCTCGCCAACGGCGCGGTGCTGAAGGCGCGCAGTGTCATCCTCGCCACCGGCGCGCGCTGGCGCCAGATGAACGTACCGGGCGAGGACCAGTACCGCAACAAGGGCGTTGCCTATTGCCCGCATTGCGACGGCCCCCTCTTCAAGGGCAAGCGTGTCGCGGTGATCGGCGGCGGCAATTCCGGCGTCGAGGCGGCGATCGACCTGGCCGGTATAGTGGCCCATGTGACGCTGGTCGAGTTCGATGGCCAGCTCCGCGCCGATGCGGTCCTGCAACGCAAGTTGAAGAGCCTCGCCAATGTCAGCATCATCACCTCGGCCCTCACCACCGAGGTGCATGGTGACGGCGCCAAAGTCACGGCGCTCACCTACAAGGATCGCAACAGCGACAGCCTGCATCGCGTCGAGCTTGAAGGCATCTTCGTGCAGATCGGCCTGGTGCCCAACACCGAATGGCTGAAGGAGGCGATCGCCCTTACGCCGCGCGGCGAGATCGAGATCGACCATCGCGGTGCCACCTCGCAGCCCGGCATCTTCGCCGCCGGCGACGCCACGACCGTGCCCTACAAGCAGATCGTGATCGCCATGGGCGAAGGGTCAAAGGCAGCTCTCTCCGCCTTCGACTATCTCATCCGCCTTGCCCCGGCCGAAGAGACAGCGGTCGCCGCCTGA
- a CDS encoding ArsJ-associated glyceraldehyde-3-phosphate dehydrogenase: MRTGISGMGRIGRLALRAAFGAAERPDDDPRKENRLDIVHINELKGGAPATAHLLEFDSVQGRWRGADIAVEGEDAITIKGRRITFSARAQPADIPWGDLGVDLVLECTGKFLTPGVLQGHLDRGAKRVVVAAPVKVDSVLNIVVGVNDHLYDPARYPIVTAASCTTNCLAPVVKVVHEAIGIRHGQITTIHDPTNTNVVTDAPHRDLRRARSALLSLQPTTTGSATAIALIYPDLKGKLNGHAVRAPVLNASLTDCVFELQRETTADEVNALFRQAAAGPLAGILGYETRPLVSADYARDTRSSIVDALSTMVTDGTLLKVYAWYDNEMGYACRMVDLACMLGRAGL; the protein is encoded by the coding sequence ATGCGTACAGGCATCAGCGGCATGGGCCGTATCGGTCGCCTCGCCTTGCGCGCGGCATTCGGCGCGGCTGAGCGCCCCGACGATGACCCGCGGAAGGAAAACCGCCTCGATATCGTTCACATCAACGAGTTGAAAGGTGGCGCCCCCGCCACGGCACATCTGCTTGAATTCGACAGCGTGCAAGGGCGCTGGCGCGGCGCCGACATCGCGGTCGAAGGCGAAGACGCAATTACCATCAAGGGACGCCGCATCACATTCTCGGCTCGAGCCCAGCCCGCGGATATTCCCTGGGGTGACCTCGGCGTCGATCTGGTGCTGGAATGTACGGGGAAGTTCCTGACGCCCGGGGTGTTGCAGGGTCATCTCGATCGCGGCGCGAAGCGCGTCGTCGTGGCGGCGCCGGTCAAGGTCGATAGTGTGCTCAATATCGTCGTGGGGGTGAACGATCATCTCTATGATCCAGCGAGATATCCGATCGTCACGGCTGCGTCCTGCACGACAAATTGCCTGGCGCCGGTCGTGAAGGTGGTGCATGAGGCGATCGGCATTCGCCACGGCCAGATCACCACTATTCACGATCCCACCAACACCAATGTGGTGACCGACGCACCGCACAGGGATCTTCGCCGTGCGCGGAGCGCGCTGCTTTCACTGCAGCCGACCACCACCGGCAGTGCCACGGCGATCGCGCTTATCTACCCCGATCTCAAAGGCAAGCTGAATGGTCATGCGGTGCGGGCCCCGGTGCTCAATGCCAGCCTAACCGATTGCGTGTTCGAACTGCAGCGTGAAACGACGGCCGATGAGGTGAATGCGCTGTTCCGGCAGGCAGCCGCTGGACCGCTTGCCGGCATCCTCGGCTACGAGACCCGACCACTGGTCTCAGCGGACTATGCGCGCGACACGCGGAGCAGCATCGTCGATGCGCTATCCACCATGGTGACGGATGGCACGCTGCTCAAGGTCTATGCCTGGTATGACAATGAGATGGGCTATGCCTGCCGCATGGTGGATCTGGCCTGCATGCTCGGCCGCGCGGGACTCTAG
- a CDS encoding metalloregulator ArsR/SmtB family transcription factor — METNDAAELFTALGQTTRLDLIRALLAAGPGGMSAGDIADQLGVASSTLSFHLRALEQADLIAMRRYGRNLIYTAHLARLRDLLGYLAETCCGPDRGRNSGLGSFLASLTTEANVMQADPFNVLFLCTRNSARSIMAEAILAKIGGNRFRAYSAGSAPAKEGPVPQVLAQLKALGHDVSGLRSKSWDEFVQPDAPQIDFVITLCDTVAGQVCPDFGVSVVTAAWPLPDPVKFTGSAIERATLINETYAGLRRRLEIFINLPINSLNRMSLKARLDELADPHVMAR; from the coding sequence ATGGAAACGAATGATGCGGCGGAGCTTTTCACGGCCCTCGGCCAGACCACGCGGTTGGATTTGATCCGGGCGCTCCTGGCCGCAGGCCCAGGGGGCATGTCGGCCGGCGACATCGCCGACCAACTTGGCGTTGCGTCTTCGACCCTGTCCTTTCATCTCCGCGCCCTAGAGCAGGCCGACCTGATCGCGATGAGGCGCTATGGCCGCAACCTGATCTATACCGCGCATTTGGCGCGCCTGCGGGATCTGCTCGGCTATCTTGCGGAAACCTGTTGCGGGCCTGACAGGGGCCGCAACTCCGGGCTGGGCAGCTTTCTCGCGTCTCTCACCACGGAGGCCAATGTCATGCAAGCGGATCCCTTCAACGTCCTCTTCCTGTGCACGCGCAACTCGGCGCGGTCCATCATGGCCGAGGCGATCCTCGCCAAGATTGGCGGCAATCGCTTCCGAGCCTATTCGGCCGGATCGGCGCCGGCCAAGGAAGGCCCGGTTCCGCAAGTTCTGGCTCAATTGAAGGCACTCGGGCATGACGTCTCCGGCCTTCGGTCAAAATCCTGGGATGAATTCGTTCAGCCCGACGCCCCGCAGATCGATTTCGTGATCACCCTGTGCGACACCGTCGCCGGTCAGGTCTGCCCGGATTTTGGCGTGAGCGTCGTCACTGCCGCCTGGCCCCTGCCGGATCCGGTGAAATTCACCGGGAGTGCCATCGAACGTGCGACGCTGATCAATGAAACCTATGCGGGTTTGCGACGACGCCTGGAGATTTTCATCAACTTGCCGATCAACTCCCTGAACCGCATGTCCTTGAAGGCGAGGCTCGACGAACTCGCCGATCCGCATGTGATGGCGCGATAG